In Terriglobia bacterium, a genomic segment contains:
- a CDS encoding VWA domain-containing protein → MRLLRPAAPLVLLATLLLAAAPFSSAQQPSPQPPPSIRVEVNRVNVAVIVTDAQGKFVEGLRQEDFHVFDDGVEQPLTNFAAMDDPAQVVLLLESGPAVYLLEGSHVRAASSLLDGLAPGDRIAIVSYADRPSPVLDFTADLRTAAAALAGLRFNLGFGQLNLASSLVALYDSLASVPGKKTIVLLSTGVDTSPQPAWDALPARLLTGDVRIFAVSLGGELRAPPPSGKPGKRRKQDKKNPSPDAVSPEKAAAAQGFAEADARLSAITAATGGRVFFPASPREYPAVYAQIAQLVRHEYSLGFAPPARDGQVHSLEVRIGPPSASPATPAATPAPASRPAYRIDHRRAYLAPR, encoded by the coding sequence ATGCGACTCCTCCGCCCCGCTGCGCCGCTCGTTCTTCTCGCAACTCTCCTGCTGGCTGCGGCTCCCTTCTCCTCCGCCCAGCAGCCTTCTCCGCAACCCCCGCCTTCCATCCGCGTCGAGGTAAATCGCGTCAATGTCGCAGTGATTGTCACCGATGCCCAGGGCAAATTCGTCGAAGGCCTGCGCCAGGAGGACTTCCATGTTTTCGATGACGGTGTCGAGCAGCCCCTCACCAACTTTGCCGCCATGGATGACCCCGCGCAGGTCGTGCTGCTCCTCGAGAGCGGCCCCGCCGTCTATCTCCTCGAGGGCAGCCATGTGCGCGCCGCCTCTTCCCTGCTCGACGGTCTCGCCCCCGGCGACCGCATCGCCATCGTGAGCTACGCCGACCGCCCCTCACCCGTACTCGACTTCACCGCCGACCTGCGCACCGCCGCTGCGGCCCTTGCCGGCTTGCGCTTCAATCTCGGCTTCGGCCAGCTCAATCTCGCCTCCAGCCTCGTCGCCCTCTACGACAGCCTGGCCTCCGTGCCCGGCAAGAAAACCATCGTCCTGCTCTCCACCGGCGTGGACACTTCCCCGCAGCCCGCCTGGGACGCTCTTCCCGCGCGCCTGCTCACCGGAGATGTGCGCATCTTCGCCGTCTCTCTCGGCGGCGAATTGCGCGCCCCTCCTCCCTCCGGCAAACCCGGCAAGCGCCGCAAGCAGGACAAGAAAAATCCTTCGCCGGATGCCGTCTCGCCGGAAAAGGCCGCCGCGGCACAGGGCTTCGCCGAAGCCGATGCCCGCCTCTCCGCCATCACCGCCGCCACCGGCGGCCGCGTCTTCTTCCCCGCAAGCCCCCGCGAATACCCCGCTGTCTACGCTCAGATCGCCCAGCTCGTCCGCCACGAATACAGCCTCGGCTTTGCCCCGCCCGCCCGCGATGGCCAGGTCCACTCCCTCGAAGTCCGCATCGGCCCCCCATCCGCATCGCCGGCTACACCCGCCGCCACGCCCGCTCCTGCCTCCCGCCCCGCCTACCGCATTGACCACCGCCGCGCCTACCTCGCCCCCCGCTAG
- the queF gene encoding preQ(1) synthase gives MTAYTADHARSGIHTKLPKLDTWPNQFPGYVITTRFPEYTSVCPKTGLPDYGAITIQYMPRKACLELKALKMYLLAYRNLGIFYENAVNRMLRDIVAAIHPEWCVVRGEFTPRGGLTTTVLARWPRLSPRRERNPR, from the coding sequence ATGACGGCTTATACTGCAGACCACGCGCGGTCCGGCATCCACACCAAGCTCCCCAAACTCGACACCTGGCCCAATCAGTTTCCCGGCTATGTCATCACCACGCGCTTTCCCGAATACACTTCCGTCTGCCCCAAAACGGGCCTCCCCGACTACGGCGCCATCACCATCCAGTACATGCCCCGCAAAGCCTGCCTGGAGCTCAAAGCTCTCAAAATGTATCTCCTCGCCTACCGGAATCTGGGCATTTTCTACGAAAACGCCGTCAATCGCATGCTTCGCGACATCGTCGCCGCCATCCACCCCGAGTGGTGCGTCGTCCGCGGCGAATTTACTCCCCGCGGCGGTCTCACCACCACCGTCCTGGCGCGCTGGCCCCGCCTCTCCCCGCGCCGGGAAAGAAACCCCCGCTGA
- a CDS encoding amidohydrolase family protein: MDIQAIDFMYYVATQEFMERWDKAKEGELLCRMERAIGGLPRYESIEAMLAKMDAAGVEKVFITQCKMWSYWRKWMYMDTQLEDVLQYTEKYPNRFVGLAGYNPFRIKDSLREIETAVTKHNFKGVYVHIYGFDIGLDDKKMYPLYAKCEELGVPVSLQVGHVLEAMPSEGGRPMHLDRVACDFPQLKLIGAHTGWPWVDELVSVCYKWDNIWLGVDAWMPKYLPPQVLQFINSRMGRDRCLWGTNGLPWKENLEQLEQLGLKEETKQKLLRGNAVELFGLEEKTPAAKVAAAPAAKMHLVEGHLH, from the coding sequence ATGGACATCCAGGCGATCGACTTTATGTATTACGTGGCCACCCAGGAGTTCATGGAGCGCTGGGACAAGGCCAAAGAAGGCGAACTACTGTGCCGGATGGAACGCGCCATAGGCGGGCTGCCGCGCTATGAGTCCATCGAGGCCATGCTGGCGAAGATGGACGCCGCGGGTGTGGAAAAGGTTTTCATTACCCAGTGCAAGATGTGGTCGTACTGGCGCAAGTGGATGTATATGGATACGCAGCTCGAGGACGTGCTGCAATACACGGAAAAATATCCCAACCGCTTCGTGGGCCTTGCCGGGTATAACCCCTTCCGCATCAAGGACAGCCTGCGGGAAATCGAAACCGCGGTGACCAAGCACAACTTCAAAGGCGTGTACGTACACATCTACGGGTTCGACATCGGGCTGGACGACAAGAAGATGTATCCGCTGTATGCCAAGTGCGAAGAGTTGGGCGTGCCGGTATCGCTGCAGGTGGGGCACGTGCTGGAAGCCATGCCCAGCGAAGGCGGACGGCCCATGCATCTGGATCGCGTGGCGTGCGACTTTCCGCAATTGAAGCTGATCGGGGCGCATACCGGCTGGCCATGGGTGGATGAGCTGGTTTCGGTCTGCTATAAGTGGGATAACATCTGGCTGGGGGTGGACGCCTGGATGCCCAAGTACCTTCCGCCGCAGGTGCTGCAGTTCATCAACAGCCGCATGGGAAGAGACCGCTGCTTGTGGGGTACGAATGGCCTGCCGTGGAAAGAGAACCTGGAACAGCTGGAGCAACTGGGCTTGAAGGAAGAGACGAAGCAGAAGCTGTTGCGGGGTAATGCGGTGGAGCTATTCGGGCTGGAGGAAAAGACGCCGGCCGCAAAAGTAGCCGCCGCGCCCGCGGCCAAGATGCATCTTGTGGAAGGCCACCTACACTGA
- a CDS encoding SDR family oxidoreductase, with translation MTAGSVQGKAVVITGGARGIGRALAQAFAEAGADILIGDLRAEEAEATAGEIARATGRKVFAAGADVTRLEDAQKLRDAGIVQLGRIDVLVNCAGWDRLMPFLKTTPELWDRIIGINYRGVIHTCYAVLPHMKERKQGCIVNISSDSARVGSMGEAVYAGAKAAVVAFSKTLAREHARDNIRVNVICPGLVDTPLLAEIQKEEFGGKVIGAVIGAIPLKRLGRAEEIAPLAVFLASDAAGYITGQVTSVDGGLTMVG, from the coding sequence ATGACTGCGGGGAGCGTACAGGGCAAGGCCGTGGTGATCACCGGGGGGGCCCGGGGGATCGGGCGGGCGCTGGCACAGGCCTTTGCGGAGGCCGGTGCGGATATTCTTATCGGTGATTTGCGCGCGGAGGAAGCGGAAGCCACGGCTGGGGAAATTGCGCGGGCGACGGGACGGAAAGTGTTCGCAGCGGGCGCGGACGTGACGCGGCTGGAGGATGCCCAGAAACTGCGGGATGCGGGGATCGTACAGCTGGGGCGGATCGATGTGCTGGTGAACTGCGCAGGGTGGGACCGGCTGATGCCGTTTCTGAAGACCACTCCGGAGCTGTGGGACCGCATCATCGGGATTAACTATCGCGGAGTAATTCACACCTGTTATGCTGTGTTGCCGCACATGAAAGAGCGCAAGCAGGGATGCATCGTGAACATCAGTTCGGATTCGGCGCGGGTGGGATCGATGGGCGAAGCGGTGTATGCCGGGGCCAAGGCTGCGGTGGTGGCGTTTTCGAAAACGCTGGCGCGGGAACACGCGCGGGACAATATCCGGGTGAACGTGATCTGTCCGGGGCTGGTGGATACGCCGCTGCTGGCGGAGATCCAGAAGGAAGAGTTTGGCGGGAAAGTGATCGGGGCGGTGATCGGAGCCATCCCGTTGAAGCGGCTGGGGCGCGCGGAAGAGATCGCGCCGCTGGCGGTGTTCCTGGCGTCGGATGCGGCCGGGTACATCACGGGGCAAGTCACGAGCGTGGATGGCGGATTGACGATGGTGGGGTAG
- a CDS encoding 2-hydroxyacyl-CoA dehydratase, with translation MTETLAFNFERTFDQCMALVSDLTFPTVAAWKQEHPGGRVIGYFPVYAPSEIIHAGGMLPVALHGAGDGLELQHADARFGSFICSIVKSTLELAMTDRLALMDGLLFSTICDSARNLAFVIKRNQPGKYVDFLHLPHNPNGTASHDFLASEYRRLIGHLQELTGKTISDEALRNSIAVFNENRNLLRRLYDFRREYPERLRTWELYVLMRAGNFVPVETHNEWLRGVLEELPGRTGKRRDAIRVVVEGSFCEQPPLDLIRVMEEAGCTIADDDFILGRRWFNSDIPVEGDPLMNLAESYQDRSVYSSVRHDNRNPRQKQLVEKVKHAKAQAVVFLTAKFCEPACFDYVLFKRELEAAKIPHLPLEFEEKAYTFDRFRMEVETFVESLLFE, from the coding sequence ATGACGGAAACGTTGGCCTTCAATTTTGAACGAACGTTCGACCAATGCATGGCGCTGGTCAGCGACCTGACCTTCCCCACGGTGGCCGCCTGGAAGCAGGAGCATCCCGGCGGGCGGGTGATCGGCTATTTTCCAGTGTACGCGCCGAGCGAAATCATTCATGCCGGAGGGATGCTTCCGGTGGCGCTGCACGGCGCCGGGGATGGGCTGGAGCTACAGCACGCCGACGCGCGCTTTGGCTCGTTCATCTGCTCGATCGTAAAGAGCACGCTGGAACTGGCCATGACCGACCGGCTGGCGCTGATGGACGGGCTGCTGTTTTCAACCATCTGCGATTCGGCGCGCAATCTGGCCTTCGTCATCAAGCGCAACCAGCCGGGCAAGTACGTGGACTTTCTGCACCTGCCACACAATCCCAACGGAACGGCCAGCCACGATTTTCTGGCCAGTGAATACCGGCGGCTGATCGGGCATCTCCAGGAGCTGACCGGAAAAACGATCAGCGACGAAGCGCTGCGCAACTCCATCGCGGTGTTCAATGAGAACCGCAATCTGCTGCGCCGGCTGTACGATTTTCGCAGGGAGTATCCCGAGCGGTTGCGGACCTGGGAGCTGTACGTCCTGATGCGCGCGGGAAATTTCGTACCGGTGGAGACGCACAACGAATGGCTACGCGGAGTGCTGGAGGAGCTGCCGGGGCGGACGGGCAAGCGGCGCGACGCCATCCGCGTGGTGGTCGAAGGCTCGTTCTGCGAGCAGCCGCCGCTGGACCTCATCCGGGTGATGGAAGAAGCGGGCTGCACGATCGCGGACGACGATTTTATCCTCGGGCGGCGCTGGTTCAACTCGGATATACCCGTGGAGGGGGATCCGCTGATGAATCTGGCGGAGAGCTATCAGGACCGCTCGGTGTATTCCTCGGTGCGGCATGACAACCGGAATCCGCGCCAGAAGCAGCTGGTCGAGAAAGTGAAGCATGCGAAAGCCCAGGCGGTGGTTTTTCTGACCGCGAAATTCTGCGAGCCGGCCTGTTTCGATTACGTGCTGTTCAAGCGCGAGCTGGAAGCGGCGAAGATTCCGCATCTGCCGCTGGAATTCGAGGAAAAGGCCTACACGTTCGACCGCTTCCGGATGGAAGTGGAAACCTTTGTGGAATCCCTGCTCTTTGAGTGA